The following proteins are encoded in a genomic region of Dokdonia donghaensis DSW-1:
- the galE gene encoding UDP-glucose 4-epimerase GalE, with translation MKIVVTGGLGFIGSHTVVELQNIGHDVVIIDNCSNSSRDVLKGITAITGKTPKLEVFDLREKSKVQDFFKRHQDVQGLVHFAASKAVGESVEKPLLYYENNLGTLVYILQELSQKKEASFIFSSSCTVYGQADELPITENAPVKPAESPYGNTKQIGEEIIRDTCKVVPRLKAIALRYFNPIGSHPTAQIGELPLGVPANLVPFITQTGIGIREELSVFGDDYPTEDGTAVRDYIHVVDLAKAHVVALERLLQGKNASNFEVFNVGTGTGSSVLEVIKSFEKVSGKSLNYKIVDRREGDITAAYADTTKANEDLGWKSESTLDEAMTSAWKWEQKVRSIE, from the coding sequence ATGAAGATAGTAGTAACAGGAGGACTTGGTTTTATAGGATCACATACTGTGGTTGAGCTTCAGAATATTGGACACGATGTAGTTATTATAGATAACTGCTCAAACTCCTCTCGAGATGTGCTCAAAGGAATTACGGCAATTACGGGTAAAACTCCTAAATTAGAAGTATTCGATTTAAGAGAGAAATCTAAAGTTCAAGACTTTTTTAAACGACATCAAGATGTGCAAGGGCTCGTTCACTTTGCAGCCTCCAAAGCTGTGGGAGAAAGCGTAGAGAAACCATTGTTATACTATGAAAATAACTTAGGTACACTTGTATATATATTACAAGAGCTTTCTCAAAAGAAAGAGGCATCCTTTATATTTAGTTCTTCTTGCACAGTATATGGACAAGCAGACGAATTACCTATCACAGAAAATGCACCTGTAAAACCTGCAGAGTCGCCGTATGGTAACACCAAACAAATAGGTGAAGAAATCATAAGAGATACTTGTAAGGTAGTACCACGACTTAAAGCCATCGCCTTACGATACTTTAATCCAATAGGTTCCCATCCTACTGCCCAAATTGGAGAGCTGCCTCTCGGAGTTCCTGCTAACTTAGTACCTTTTATTACCCAAACAGGAATTGGAATTAGAGAAGAACTATCAGTCTTTGGAGATGATTATCCTACTGAAGATGGGACAGCGGTACGAGATTACATTCATGTAGTAGATCTGGCAAAAGCGCATGTAGTAGCTTTAGAACGTCTTCTCCAAGGAAAAAACGCCTCTAACTTTGAGGTTTTTAATGTGGGTACTGGAACAGGAAGTTCTGTACTAGAAGTGATTAAGTCCTTTGAGAAAGTTTCTGGTAAAAGCCTTAATTATAAAATAGTAGATCGTCGTGAGGGAGATATTACTGCGGCTTATGCAGATACTACAAAAGCAAATGAGGACTTAGGCTGGAAATCAGAAAGCACACTAGATGAGGCGATGACAAGCGCTTGGAAATGGGAGCAAAAAGTGCGAAGTATTGAGTAA
- the panB gene encoding 3-methyl-2-oxobutanoate hydroxymethyltransferase, translated as MSTAKKEYKRVTVKSLTEMKSRGEKISMLTAYDYTMAQIVDGAGIDVILVGDSASNVMAGHETTLPITLDQMIYHASSVVRAANRALVVVDLPFGSYQSDPKEALRSAIRIMKESGGHSIKLEGGKEVKESIKRILNAGIPVMGHLGLTPQSIYKFGTYTVRAKEEEEAQKLKEDALMLQKAGCFALVLEKVPAKLAQEVAESLTIPVIGIGAGAGVDGQVLVTHDMLGMTHEFNPRFLRRYLDMHTEMTSAFEKYSADVKSQDFPNEDEQY; from the coding sequence ATGTCTACAGCCAAAAAAGAATACAAAAGAGTAACCGTAAAGTCTCTTACTGAGATGAAATCTCGAGGAGAGAAAATATCAATGCTCACAGCCTATGATTATACAATGGCTCAAATTGTAGACGGTGCGGGTATAGATGTGATTCTTGTAGGTGATAGCGCATCAAACGTAATGGCTGGCCACGAGACAACATTACCTATCACTCTAGACCAGATGATATACCACGCCTCTTCTGTTGTAAGAGCGGCAAACAGAGCGTTAGTAGTAGTTGATCTACCTTTTGGTAGTTATCAAAGTGATCCTAAAGAAGCGCTAAGATCTGCCATACGTATTATGAAAGAATCTGGAGGTCACTCTATAAAACTTGAAGGTGGTAAAGAAGTAAAAGAAAGCATAAAGCGTATCCTTAACGCAGGTATCCCGGTAATGGGTCACCTAGGACTTACACCACAAAGTATCTATAAATTTGGTACATATACAGTACGAGCTAAGGAAGAAGAAGAAGCTCAAAAACTTAAAGAAGATGCCCTTATGCTTCAAAAAGCTGGTTGTTTTGCTCTTGTACTAGAAAAAGTACCTGCAAAACTGGCTCAAGAAGTTGCAGAGAGCCTTACCATCCCCGTGATAGGTATAGGTGCTGGTGCTGGAGTAGATGGACAAGTACTTGTAACACACGATATGCTGGGTATGACTCACGAGTTCAACCCTCGATTTTTACGTCGTTATCTAGATATGCATACTGAGATGACCTCTGCTTTTGAGAAGTACAGTGCAGATGTAAAATCACAGGACTTCCCAAATGAAGATGAGCAGTATTAA
- the leuC gene encoding 3-isopropylmalate dehydratase large subunit: MGKTLFDKVWDAHVVDTVDNGPQILYIDKHLIHEVTSPQAFNELEERGIPVARPDQIVATADHNTPTENQHLPIKDEMSRKQLQQLTENCEKHNITLYGLGHKYNGIVHVMAPELGITQPGMTMVCGDSHTSTHGAFGTIAFGIGTSQVGQVFASQSLLLNKPKSLRVSVNGTLAPHVSPKDVILYIISKIGTNAGTGYFCEYAGNVFEEMSMEGRMTVCNMSIEMGARGGMIAPDQTTFDYVEGRKFAPQGDAFAKAVSYWKTLPTDQDATFDKEYHFDAEDIAPMLTYGTNPGMGIKINGAIPEKGDMTFEKALEYMNFKGGAQLLDTPINYVFLGSCTNSRIEDFRIAASYVRGKHKAANVNAWLVPGSQQVAKQLEEEGLKEVFEEAGFALRQPGCSACLAMNDDKIPAGEYCVSTSNRNFEGRQGQGARTILASPLVAAATAIAGKIVDVTKEAVA, encoded by the coding sequence ATGGGAAAAACACTATTTGATAAAGTCTGGGATGCACACGTGGTAGACACTGTAGACAACGGACCCCAAATCTTATATATAGACAAGCACTTGATACACGAAGTGACCAGTCCGCAGGCTTTTAATGAGCTTGAGGAACGTGGCATTCCTGTAGCCCGTCCAGATCAAATAGTTGCCACGGCAGACCACAACACTCCAACAGAAAATCAGCATCTTCCTATCAAGGATGAGATGTCTCGCAAGCAATTACAACAACTCACAGAAAACTGTGAGAAACACAACATCACCCTCTATGGTCTAGGTCACAAGTACAATGGTATTGTACACGTGATGGCACCAGAGCTGGGTATCACACAACCAGGTATGACAATGGTTTGTGGAGACAGTCACACATCAACACACGGAGCTTTTGGCACTATTGCCTTTGGTATCGGGACGAGCCAGGTGGGACAAGTATTTGCAAGTCAAAGCCTGTTACTTAACAAGCCTAAAAGCTTACGCGTTTCTGTAAATGGAACTCTTGCACCACACGTTTCTCCTAAAGATGTGATTTTATATATTATCTCAAAAATAGGCACAAACGCTGGTACTGGTTACTTCTGTGAGTATGCGGGTAACGTTTTTGAGGAGATGAGTATGGAAGGCCGTATGACGGTTTGTAATATGAGTATCGAGATGGGCGCTCGTGGCGGTATGATTGCCCCAGATCAAACCACTTTTGATTATGTAGAAGGGCGCAAATTTGCTCCGCAGGGTGACGCTTTCGCGAAAGCGGTATCCTACTGGAAAACACTCCCTACAGACCAAGATGCCACTTTTGACAAAGAATATCACTTTGATGCCGAAGATATAGCTCCAATGCTCACCTACGGCACAAACCCAGGGATGGGAATAAAAATAAACGGCGCCATACCCGAGAAAGGCGATATGACCTTTGAGAAAGCGCTTGAGTATATGAACTTCAAAGGTGGAGCACAATTACTAGACACGCCTATTAATTATGTGTTTTTAGGAAGTTGTACAAACTCAAGAATAGAAGATTTTAGAATAGCCGCATCATACGTGCGCGGAAAACATAAAGCTGCAAATGTGAACGCCTGGCTAGTACCTGGCTCACAACAAGTAGCAAAGCAACTCGAAGAAGAGGGGCTTAAAGAGGTGTTTGAAGAGGCTGGGTTTGCCTTACGGCAGCCTGGCTGTTCAGCCTGTCTTGCGATGAATGATGATAAAATTCCCGCTGGAGAGTACTGTGTTTCTACCTCAAATAGAAATTTTGAAGGCCGCCAAGGTCAAGGTGCGAGAACAATACTCGCTTCTCCCCTTGTAGCTGCCGCAACTGCCATTGCAGGAAAAATAGTAGACGTCACAAAAGAAGCTGTAGCCTAA
- a CDS encoding L-serine ammonia-lyase: protein MNKQIEAISVFDMLKIGVGPSSSHTLGPWRAAIRFIEKLKIKGNFELIESLKVDLYGSLSLTGKGHATDVAVIMGLTGADPTTCSIEDIPTTVEHIKLFRRLELDGSLTFSFDPEEDIIFNRKFLPFHPNGIRFTATLTNGKKVREVYYSIGGGFVIQKERKRAQRKKIAFECFPRPIEKATELLKFCKQEGKSISEIILENELYLNTQEEIDERFKQIWDVMLDSMYTGCHTEGTLPGGLNVRRRAFDTHLRLQKNTAYTDKYEWIEAIRGQEVRFREILKWVSCFALAVNEVNASLGRVVTAPTNGSAGVIPSVLMYYIVIENHDANFEDIKRFLLVAGEVGSLFKKGATISAAMGGCQAEIGVSSAMAAAGLTELMGGTPEQVLMAAEIAMEHHLGLTCDPIGGLVQIPCIERNAMGAIKAINACEMALDADAANAKVPLDKVIETMWQTAQDMNTKYKETSEGGLAINVAMSDC from the coding sequence ATGAACAAGCAAATAGAGGCTATTTCTGTTTTTGATATGCTTAAAATAGGTGTGGGACCGTCTAGTTCTCATACGCTAGGACCGTGGAGAGCGGCCATTAGATTTATTGAAAAACTTAAGATCAAAGGTAACTTTGAGCTCATAGAGAGTTTAAAAGTAGACCTCTACGGCTCATTATCTCTCACCGGTAAAGGGCACGCCACAGATGTTGCCGTTATTATGGGACTTACGGGTGCAGACCCTACAACCTGCAGTATAGAAGACATCCCGACTACGGTAGAACACATAAAACTCTTTAGAAGGTTAGAGCTAGATGGGTCACTCACCTTTAGTTTTGACCCAGAAGAGGATATTATTTTTAATAGAAAATTTCTCCCTTTTCACCCTAATGGGATACGCTTTACAGCAACACTTACTAACGGGAAGAAAGTAAGAGAGGTGTACTACTCGATAGGCGGTGGTTTTGTAATTCAAAAAGAAAGAAAACGAGCACAGCGCAAGAAGATAGCCTTTGAATGTTTCCCTAGGCCTATAGAAAAAGCAACCGAATTACTTAAATTCTGTAAGCAAGAAGGCAAGTCCATTTCTGAAATTATTTTAGAAAATGAATTGTACCTCAATACTCAAGAAGAGATTGATGAGCGTTTTAAACAGATTTGGGATGTAATGCTTGACTCTATGTACACAGGCTGTCACACCGAGGGAACGCTCCCAGGTGGTCTCAATGTGAGAAGACGCGCTTTTGACACACACTTACGCTTACAAAAAAACACAGCATACACAGATAAGTACGAGTGGATAGAAGCTATACGTGGGCAAGAAGTACGCTTTCGCGAAATATTAAAATGGGTATCCTGCTTTGCCCTGGCAGTAAATGAGGTAAATGCATCTCTAGGCCGCGTCGTGACCGCTCCTACTAACGGAAGCGCAGGCGTAATCCCTTCTGTGCTTATGTACTACATCGTTATAGAAAATCACGATGCGAATTTTGAAGATATTAAAAGATTCTTGCTCGTAGCTGGAGAGGTAGGCAGTCTATTTAAAAAAGGAGCAACCATCTCTGCCGCAATGGGTGGATGTCAAGCAGAAATAGGAGTCTCTAGCGCTATGGCAGCAGCGGGTCTTACAGAGCTTATGGGCGGTACTCCAGAGCAAGTTCTTATGGCAGCAGAGATTGCAATGGAACATCACTTAGGTCTTACTTGTGACCCTATAGGTGGTCTTGTACAGATACCTTGTATAGAGCGCAATGCAATGGGAGCTATAAAAGCGATTAATGCCTGTGAGATGGCGCTAGATGCAGATGCTGCAAATGCTAAAGTCCCACTAGATAAAGTCATAGAGACGATGTGGCAAACAGCTCAAGATATGAACACAAAGTACAAAGAAACCTCAGAAGGTGGTCTTGCGATAAATGTTGCAATGTCAGATTGTTAA
- a CDS encoding GNAT family N-acetyltransferase: MRLTPITLKDLTTLRALAMRSYSAAFASKNAPGVIERYYEDAFAKAHLKKQLSNPDSYWYFYKDKEEILGYLKLNTGNAQTEFQEENGLEVERIYIDIPYLRKGYGSELIEFAISKAKELEKNYIWLGVWEENPEAIKFYKRHGFKIVGTHDYDMIAEIQTDYIMRLDL, encoded by the coding sequence ATGCGCCTCACTCCTATCACATTAAAAGATCTTACTACCCTCCGTGCTCTTGCTATGCGCAGCTACTCGGCAGCTTTTGCTTCAAAAAATGCACCTGGTGTGATTGAGAGGTATTATGAAGACGCTTTCGCGAAAGCGCACCTTAAAAAACAACTATCTAACCCAGATTCATACTGGTATTTTTATAAAGACAAGGAGGAAATTCTAGGCTATTTGAAACTCAATACGGGCAACGCCCAAACAGAATTTCAAGAAGAAAATGGATTAGAAGTAGAACGTATCTACATAGATATCCCCTACTTAAGGAAAGGCTATGGAAGCGAGCTTATAGAATTTGCGATTTCTAAAGCAAAGGAGTTAGAAAAAAACTACATTTGGCTGGGCGTTTGGGAAGAAAACCCAGAGGCCATAAAATTTTATAAAAGACACGGTTTTAAGATAGTAGGCACTCACGATTATGATATGATTGCAGAGATTCAAACCGATTATATAATGCGACTTGATCTATGA
- a CDS encoding 2-isopropylmalate synthase produces MQNDKVQIFDTTLRDGEQVPGCKLDKKEKLTIAERLDVLGVDVIEAGFPISSPGDFSSVEEISKLVKNATVCGLTRAVEKDIEVAAQALKYAVRPRIHTGIGTSESHMKYKFNATPEQIIERAVKATAYAKNFVDDVEFYAEDAGRTDNAFLAKVLERVIAAGATVLNIPDTTGYCLPEEYGAKIKYLRENVKGIENVTLSCHCHNDLGLATANSIAGVINGARQIECTINGIGERAGNTSLEEVVMILKQHPTLNLHTDINTQLLFDTSRMVSDKMGMVVQPNKAIVGANAFAHSSGIHQDGMIKNRDTYEIMDPKDVGVNETSIVLTARSGRAALAYRSKKVGYELTKVQLDAAYEQFLNVADRQKEVKDNDIHMIMQHIQCKAGAVA; encoded by the coding sequence ATGCAAAACGACAAAGTTCAGATTTTTGATACGACTCTTCGTGATGGAGAGCAGGTACCTGGTTGTAAACTAGACAAAAAAGAAAAGCTCACCATAGCAGAGCGTCTCGATGTTTTAGGCGTGGATGTAATAGAAGCAGGTTTTCCTATTTCCTCTCCGGGAGATTTTAGCTCTGTAGAGGAGATTTCAAAACTCGTAAAAAACGCAACCGTATGTGGTCTCACTCGCGCAGTAGAGAAGGATATCGAGGTTGCCGCACAAGCTCTAAAATATGCCGTTAGACCTAGAATCCATACGGGTATAGGTACTAGCGAGTCACATATGAAGTATAAATTTAACGCCACTCCTGAGCAGATTATAGAACGCGCTGTAAAAGCAACCGCTTACGCGAAAAATTTTGTTGATGATGTAGAGTTTTATGCAGAAGATGCGGGTCGTACAGACAATGCATTTCTTGCAAAGGTGCTTGAGCGAGTCATCGCAGCGGGAGCAACCGTTCTTAATATTCCAGATACTACAGGTTATTGCTTACCTGAAGAGTATGGAGCAAAAATCAAATACTTACGTGAAAATGTGAAGGGTATAGAAAACGTTACTCTCTCTTGCCACTGTCACAATGATCTTGGTCTAGCCACGGCAAATAGTATTGCAGGTGTGATAAATGGAGCAAGACAGATAGAATGTACCATAAACGGGATAGGTGAGCGTGCTGGTAATACCTCTCTAGAAGAGGTAGTAATGATCCTTAAACAACACCCCACACTCAATCTTCATACAGATATAAATACCCAACTCCTTTTTGACACGAGCCGTATGGTAAGTGACAAGATGGGAATGGTCGTACAACCTAACAAGGCGATCGTAGGTGCAAATGCCTTTGCACACAGCTCAGGAATCCATCAAGACGGTATGATCAAAAATAGAGACACCTACGAGATTATGGACCCAAAAGATGTAGGAGTAAATGAGACATCTATCGTGCTTACAGCAAGAAGCGGTAGAGCAGCTCTTGCCTATAGATCAAAAAAAGTAGGTTACGAACTAACAAAAGTGCAACTAGATGCGGCTTACGAGCAGTTTCTTAATGTGGCAGATAGACAAAAGGAAGTAAAAGACAATGATATACATATGATTATGCAACACATACAGTGCAAAGCTGGAGCAGTCGCATAA
- a CDS encoding CPBP family intramembrane glutamic endopeptidase: MYIVFFIAFGIVKTQFPDLFEEQYEQSFLRELLQDNPLKLFVLAVIFAPIIEEMMFRTLIKPSHADVILLLCSWPLFYSNKFIPTDVHWAVKLGFIAVFLFTVFTILKQLIPEQSTLKIRNFLSRHSTVVLIVSSLLFGMVHINNYVDTFVLNAALIALIIPRIISGFMMGLLKIKNENIVWPMALHAMNNGFVIIILIISRTTTS; the protein is encoded by the coding sequence TTGTACATCGTATTTTTCATTGCATTTGGCATTGTAAAGACTCAGTTTCCAGATCTATTTGAAGAGCAATATGAGCAAAGTTTCTTAAGGGAACTCTTGCAAGACAACCCGCTTAAGTTATTTGTACTTGCGGTAATATTTGCTCCCATTATTGAGGAGATGATGTTCCGCACGCTTATAAAACCTTCTCACGCAGATGTGATATTGCTTTTATGCTCCTGGCCACTTTTTTACTCAAATAAATTTATTCCTACAGATGTGCACTGGGCTGTAAAACTTGGATTTATAGCCGTATTCTTATTTACCGTATTTACGATTCTTAAACAGCTTATACCTGAGCAAAGTACCCTCAAAATACGCAACTTCTTATCACGACATTCTACGGTTGTTCTTATTGTGAGTTCGCTACTTTTTGGTATGGTACATATTAATAATTATGTAGACACCTTTGTGCTTAATGCAGCGCTCATTGCGCTTATTATACCTAGAATAATTTCAGGGTTTATGATGGGATTACTTAAAATCAAAAATGAAAACATTGTTTGGCCTATGGCACTCCACGCGATGAATAACGGTTTTGTAATCATTATTTTAATTATTTCTCGTACCACAACAAGCTAG
- a CDS encoding solute:sodium symporter family transporter, with translation MGLISFLGFTLLVAGYAWWKTRGTDEKSADGYYLGGRSLGALTIAGSLLLTNLSAEQIVGLNGQAFSEGILVMAWETLAAIAMVITAVYFLPKYMHKGITTIPEFIEERFDENTKAILSILFLIAFGIVLLPTILYSGSLAFSTMFDLPSLLDMSEGSVIWLCVWSIGIIGIIYAIFGGLKAVAVSDLINAIGLLIGGLLIPYFGLKLIGDGSVGDGLSILWTENQDKFDVTGDVTSSIPVGTIFTGMMIAQMYYWGTNQSILQRVFGAKSLKEGQKGVMLAAFVKFLIPVIVVLPGIIAWNVFDGNLESADKAYPQLVKEVLPPALVGFFAAVLFGAVLSSFNSLLNSSATLFGFDLYKKFFNSEASEHRAVKAGKYFGLGLALVSMTIAPFIANAPAGLFDYIQQALGSLSVPILAVVLVGILTKKVPALGAKIVLIAGVIMYVCTIFMRPSFQEAALAKAASNGITDAAELAIIKAEAFPHFLHVMGILFTVNIVIMLIVGAMKPKTDVYVPTQTQAIDTTPWKYAYVVGILIALLVLSTYLIF, from the coding sequence ATGGGACTCATTTCTTTTCTTGGATTTACATTACTAGTAGCTGGATACGCTTGGTGGAAAACACGTGGCACTGACGAAAAAAGCGCAGACGGTTACTATCTAGGAGGGCGAAGTCTTGGTGCACTCACTATAGCTGGATCACTGCTACTTACCAATCTATCTGCAGAGCAAATCGTTGGTCTAAACGGGCAAGCGTTTTCAGAAGGAATTCTTGTGATGGCTTGGGAAACCCTAGCAGCCATTGCGATGGTGATTACCGCAGTATATTTCTTACCTAAGTATATGCATAAGGGAATCACAACAATCCCTGAATTTATTGAAGAGCGTTTTGACGAAAATACAAAGGCTATTCTTTCTATATTATTCCTAATTGCTTTTGGTATTGTTTTACTTCCAACAATCCTTTACTCGGGATCGCTTGCTTTTAGCACTATGTTTGACCTACCAAGTCTACTAGATATGTCTGAAGGATCGGTTATCTGGTTATGCGTTTGGAGTATTGGAATCATAGGAATTATTTACGCAATTTTCGGAGGCCTTAAAGCTGTAGCGGTTTCTGATCTTATCAATGCGATTGGTCTACTAATAGGTGGGTTACTCATTCCATATTTTGGTCTTAAACTCATAGGTGATGGTAGCGTAGGTGATGGACTAAGCATACTTTGGACAGAAAATCAAGATAAATTTGATGTGACTGGTGATGTGACTTCTTCTATTCCAGTAGGCACAATCTTTACAGGAATGATGATCGCCCAGATGTATTACTGGGGAACAAATCAATCTATATTGCAACGTGTTTTTGGAGCAAAAAGCTTAAAAGAAGGCCAGAAAGGAGTGATGCTTGCGGCTTTTGTAAAGTTCTTAATTCCAGTAATCGTAGTGCTTCCAGGTATTATCGCGTGGAATGTTTTTGATGGAAATCTAGAGTCTGCAGATAAGGCGTATCCTCAATTAGTAAAAGAAGTATTACCACCAGCACTTGTGGGTTTCTTTGCAGCAGTTTTATTTGGTGCTGTACTCAGTTCATTTAATAGCCTATTAAATAGTAGTGCTACCCTCTTTGGTTTTGACTTGTATAAAAAATTCTTTAATAGCGAAGCCTCAGAACATCGTGCGGTAAAAGCTGGAAAGTATTTTGGACTTGGACTAGCGTTAGTATCTATGACGATTGCCCCATTCATCGCAAATGCCCCTGCAGGACTTTTTGATTACATTCAACAAGCTTTGGGTAGTCTAAGTGTGCCTATCCTTGCGGTAGTTCTTGTAGGTATTCTAACAAAGAAAGTACCTGCCCTAGGTGCCAAAATCGTATTAATCGCTGGTGTGATCATGTACGTATGTACAATATTTATGAGACCTAGCTTTCAAGAAGCTGCCCTTGCAAAAGCCGCTTCAAATGGAATAACAGATGCGGCAGAACTCGCAATTATTAAAGCAGAAGCATTTCCTCACTTTTTACATGTGATGGGCATATTATTCACAGTAAATATTGTAATAATGCTTATTGTAGGAGCTATGAAACCTAAAACTGATGTTTATGTCCCAACACAAACGCAAGCAATTGATACGACTCCTTGGAAGTATGCTTATGTAGTTGGAATACTAATCGCCCTTTTAGTTTTAAGCACGTATTTAATATTTTAA
- a CDS encoding DMT family transporter, translating into MPNNTTRHILEINLAMLFVSTSGVLGRYIDLPPAVTIGIRSFLAMLLLGLFVKWKGFSFTLARKDILAIALSGVFMGLHWITYFYSLQLSNVAIGMLSLFTYPVMTSLLEPVFLKTQFSKMHLLLGVLVLIGIYFLAPSFDTENDYFLAILIGLLSALCFAIRNLLVKTKIGSYNGSVVMWYQTLVIAIMLIPAYFIFDVEGFVKELPYIGMLALITTALGHTMFLFSIKRFSVTAASLMGSVQPIYGIILGIIFLNEIPGWRTVLGGSLILFSVVVESLRASRNK; encoded by the coding sequence ATGCCAAATAATACGACCCGCCATATATTAGAAATTAACCTAGCAATGCTTTTTGTAAGTACCTCGGGAGTACTAGGTAGATACATTGATTTACCTCCGGCCGTAACCATCGGTATACGCTCATTTCTTGCAATGTTACTACTGGGATTATTTGTAAAGTGGAAAGGTTTTTCTTTTACGCTTGCGCGAAAGGATATACTCGCAATTGCGCTTTCTGGTGTTTTTATGGGGCTACACTGGATTACCTATTTCTACTCCTTACAATTGTCTAACGTAGCGATAGGGATGCTGTCATTATTCACATATCCCGTGATGACAAGCTTACTCGAGCCTGTATTTTTAAAAACACAGTTTTCAAAAATGCACTTGCTACTAGGGGTACTTGTCTTGATAGGTATTTACTTTCTTGCGCCTTCTTTTGATACAGAAAACGACTACTTCCTTGCGATATTAATAGGTTTGCTATCGGCATTATGTTTTGCAATACGTAACCTCTTGGTAAAAACAAAAATAGGTTCTTACAACGGGTCTGTAGTAATGTGGTATCAAACGCTGGTGATAGCCATTATGCTTATACCAGCCTATTTTATTTTTGATGTCGAAGGATTTGTAAAAGAGCTTCCTTATATAGGGATGCTTGCCCTTATCACAACCGCTTTGGGACACACGATGTTTCTCTTTAGTATTAAAAGGTTTTCTGTGACGGCTGCTAGTTTAATGGGAAGCGTACAACCTATTTATGGAATCATTCTCGGTATTATTTTTCTTAACGAAATACCTGGGTGGCGTACCGTTTTAGGAGGTTCTCTTATTTTATTTAGTGTAGTGGTAGAGAGCTTAAGAGCGTCGCGAAATAAGTAG
- a CDS encoding nuclear transport factor 2 family protein, translating to MRLKYLFIPMIAVFLLFAFVKADKDYYRSANQDVYSEQVVKEVVHTFFEGFHTQDSILIKKVVHPDVMMQSIGKGELGEVQLSKQDFSGFLKSICSIPATTTFEERINSYEVKMDGKMANVWTPYSFYINGSLSHCGTNSFQLFKRNGVWKIFYIVDTRDREGCGEKRG from the coding sequence ATGCGACTCAAATATCTTTTTATTCCTATGATTGCGGTGTTCTTATTATTTGCCTTTGTTAAGGCAGATAAAGATTACTACAGGTCTGCAAATCAAGATGTTTATAGCGAACAGGTAGTTAAGGAGGTGGTGCATACTTTTTTTGAGGGATTTCACACTCAAGACTCTATTTTAATTAAAAAGGTCGTGCATCCAGATGTGATGATGCAATCTATAGGCAAGGGAGAACTAGGCGAGGTACAACTGAGCAAGCAAGACTTTAGTGGATTTTTAAAGTCTATTTGTAGTATACCTGCGACTACCACTTTTGAAGAGCGTATAAATAGCTATGAGGTAAAAATGGATGGCAAGATGGCAAATGTCTGGACGCCATATTCATTTTACATAAACGGTAGTCTAAGTCATTGTGGAACTAATAGTTTTCAACTCTTTAAGCGCAACGGTGTCTGGAAGATATTTTATATAGTAGACACGCGTGACCGCGAGGGCTGTGGGGAGAAGCGAGGGTAG
- a CDS encoding RluA family pseudouridine synthase: MHSTPENLNVIYEDNHIIVVNKRSGDIVQGDKTGDLPLSEVVKKYIAVKYNKPGAVYLGVVHRLDRPTSGIVIFARTSKALPRLNKMFSERQTKKTYWALVKNPPPAESGTLTHFLKRNPKQNKSYAHKHEVPDSKKAILDYRVIKKLKTFYLLEIDLHTGRHHQIRAQLTAIGCPIKGDLKYGFDRSNADGSISLLSRKLTLTHPVKKEEMTFIGQVPEGDAVWKACN, translated from the coding sequence ATGCACTCCACGCCAGAAAACCTCAACGTTATATATGAAGATAACCACATTATCGTGGTTAACAAACGTAGTGGTGATATTGTGCAAGGAGATAAAACGGGAGACTTGCCACTGAGCGAAGTTGTAAAAAAATACATTGCAGTAAAATATAATAAGCCAGGAGCGGTATATCTAGGTGTGGTACACAGACTAGACAGACCTACTTCTGGCATTGTTATTTTTGCCCGTACCAGCAAGGCGTTACCACGTCTTAACAAGATGTTTTCTGAGCGACAGACTAAAAAAACATACTGGGCACTTGTAAAAAATCCGCCTCCGGCAGAGAGTGGCACGCTTACACACTTTTTAAAGCGCAACCCAAAACAAAACAAAAGCTACGCTCACAAACACGAGGTGCCAGACAGTAAAAAGGCTATTCTAGATTACAGAGTGATTAAAAAGCTTAAGACATTTTATCTTCTTGAGATAGACCTACACACTGGGAGACATCACCAGATACGCGCCCAGCTTACAGCCATAGGTTGCCCTATAAAGGGAGATCTTAAATATGGTTTTGACCGCAGTAACGCTGATGGTAGTATAAGTTTGCTTTCGCGAAAGCTTACCCTCACCCACCCGGTAAAAAAGGAAGAAATGACCTTCATAGGCCAAGTTCCCGAAGGAGATGCTGTGTGGAAGGCTTGTAACTAG